In Primulina huaijiensis isolate GDHJ02 chromosome 6, ASM1229523v2, whole genome shotgun sequence, a single window of DNA contains:
- the LOC140979083 gene encoding uncharacterized protein: MNLNNSQGAPVLMYPPEFFQYPFTPPPPYGIPPPIATGFGSDESRRTSTEGTGTEKESMTPTSVPRSHLPPHSSPFGLENIIIDKDIDSGNEDHALQPKKVSWSLGEEKVLAMSWVCISTDPKIGNSQMMEQMWARIAVEYNKNRPAKTIETRWQPLKSHFYYMQKMTSLFNGIYNKVHSQWGSGNDADILVKAHEEWMTEPKNKNKPFKYEHVWRILAECQKFALQSIDHRGMKKKKTSASGEYTSSSNPEMSVDEDKERSCSRPIGQKAAKRKGKNKLAAYEELKESIDKNMEEFTAYTQQKLEEIRSQNRTREYQILMTDTTAMTQKQLRIHVHMCDKIKKKWGI, from the coding sequence ATGAATCTGAATAATAGCCAGGGAGCTCCGGTTTTAATGTACCCACCGGAATTTTTTCAATATCCTTTCACGCCACCACCTCCTTATGGAATTCCTCCTCCTATAGCAACGGGTTTTGGTTCAGACGAATCAAGAAGGACTAGTACAGAGGGAACTGGCACAGAGAAAGAATCCATGACGCCTACTTCTGTACCCAGATCTCATTTGCCACCACATTCATCGCCATTTGGACTCGAGAATATTATCATTGATAAGGACATAGATTCAGGCAATGAGGACCATGCACTACAACCAAAAAAGGTTTCTTGGTCACTCGGAGAAGAAAAGGTCCTTGCAATGTCATGGGTCTGTATTAGCACTGATCCTAAAATTGGTAATTCTCAGATGATGGAACAAATGTGGGCTAGGATCGCAGTGGAGTACAACAAAAATCGACCTGCCAAAACTATTGAGACACGATGGCAACCACTGAAATCACATTTCTACTATATGCAAAAAATGACGTCGTTGTTTAATGGAATATACAATAAAGTTCATAGTCAATGGGGAAGTGGCAACGATGCTGATATACTTGTAAAGGCGCATGAAGAGTGGATGACTGAGCCAAAGAACAAAAACAAACCGTTCAAGTATGAGCATGTGTGGAGGATTCTTGCAGAGTGCCAGAAGTTTGCTCTACAATCAATCGATCATCgcggaatgaagaagaaaaaaacttCTGCTTCAGGAGAATACACGTCCTCTTCAAATCCAGAGATGAGTGTTGACGAAGATAAAGAGCGAAGTTGCAGTCGACCAATTGGGCAAAAAGCGGcaaaaagaaagggaaaaaacAAATTAGCAGCATATGAAGAGTTGAAAGAAAGCATTGACAAAAATATGGAGGAATTTACTGCCTACACGCAACAAAAATTGGAGGAAATCAGATCTCAAAACCGAACACGTGAATATCAAATCCTTATGACAGATACTACTGCAATGACACAAAAGCAACTTCGTATTCACGTTCATATGTGTgacaaaattaaaaagaaatggGGCATTTAg